TTCAAACCTTAACAAACCTctcctaatttttttttttttaaatagtgcCGTTCAATTCAGTGAAAAATATAACAAACATTTGCCACGAACGCTATAGCCCCCAGCATTCAGCCTAGCCAGAAGACCTTCAGCGTTTAGCATCTAAttggaaacaaagacaaatatATTAGACCAATATCTATAGAAAGATAAAAACCCACAGCTTTCAGCTACTTTAAATCACAACAAAAAGGGGGCAATATATATAGATAGTTAGCTTAGATCTTCTGCCATTATGTGTAGCATCTTTAGCAACATCCACTACCACAGTTCTATTTATGTCAGCTCATTGTTAATACTGGTTGTGTATTAGTAAAActaacaaaataacaaaaaggaaATGGTTTCAATTGTTCACCCTCTTGCATGAATGTTTGGCCACACTAATCatgaaaaaaccccaacaactTCTTTGTGATTGTGCACTAACCCTGAGTATGTGTCACATTTTGAGCCATTTAACAGCATACAGTTAAACTTGATTTACCTCAGGCTTGctgtcttcctgtgaaagcaaagaaaacagaTGCAAACAATGAGGCTGAATTATCCAACTCATCCCCTATTTCCTCTGTTCATTAACAATGAATTACTGACTGTTGCGCATGTGTCCTCAGGAAAAGCGTCACAGTGCAGCTCATCTGGCCAGGAAACCCCGAAGTTGGCCATCAAGCCCTCGCAGCCCTGCTTGGCCCCCTCACAGAGTGCCCTGCAGGGCCGCTGAATGCCCCCCTCCACGCACCGGGGAACGTAGACCATGCACAAGAAGAGGCGGATGTCCTCGGAGCACACAGTCTGCACGATCCCGTTGAAGAAGGACATCTTCATCATCGCCTCTCTTTGACTTGTGTGCCCGAGCAGATTTGGGGTGATAGTCTGGTTGTAGGGCAGACCCTGGCACAGCGGCACGGTGATGGGCTCGCAGATCTGCCCGCTGAGGCCCACGCCGTACTGGAGCCAGACAAAAGTACAGGTCAGTCAAGGTCAAAGCAGGTGAATTTTTGAACTGGCCATCCAACAGACTCACGTCTTTGCAGGTCTCTGTGCTAAAGGCTTCACAGCGGAGGGAGTCCGGCCACTGGAAGCCAAACCTCTTCATCAGCGGTTCACAGCTCGACCTGACCTGCTCGCAGAGCAGTCTGCAGGGAGGTTTAGGTTTTCCTGACACGCACTTCGGAGTGTAGGCAGAACAAAGGAAAGTTCTCAGATGAGCAGAGCAGTCCACCTTGATCAGTGGGACAAACTGGTGCATTTGAAGGCCAGCCTCCTCTTGAGTCCTGTGGCCCAGGATGTTGGGCAGGATGGTCTCGGTGTACGGCAGGTCAttgcagagggagagagtgatCGGCTGACAGGTCGCAGGGGTCGCTGCATTCTTCCACTGGAAGGAAACAAACAATCCTGACTGTTTTATTCAAAAGGGGATTCATCTGCAGGAGAGGTCGGCATGTGTGCTCATCTAGGAGCCTGTGAGATATTTTACAATAGAAACGCTTCTACTGCGTCAGCAGATCACAAATATATCTGGAATAGCTTGAGGATTAGGACAAAGACCACCCGGCCCTGAATTCCACTGATCAAGTCTGATCTACAAGTGTCCATCTGATGGAACAAAGGTCCAAAGTCCAGCATTTTACCTGCTGGAAGCTTTAGAGGCTCCCCAGGGAGCCTGCATTGACTCAGGTTCTTGCCTCAGACTTACGTAATCGCAGGATTCTGTGGTGAACGCTTCACAGCGGAGACCTTGTGGCCACTGGAAACCAAACTGTTTCAGGAGCGGCTCGCAGCCAGACCGGGCTCTTTCACAAAGTGTTCTGCAGGGAGGTCGAGGTTTCCCCAACACGCACTCCGGCGTGTAGACCGAGCAGAGAAAAGGCTTCATGTCAGGGGAGCACCCCGCGTGTATGAGCGGCGCAAACGTGTGCACCTCCAGGGAAGCATCGTCTTGATTTTTGTGGCCCAGGATGTTGGGCAGGATGGTGTGGGTGTAGGGCAGGTCTTTGCAGAAAGGAATGGTGATCGCCTGGCACAATACTACGGGTTCTGGCGTGACAGGAACCTCGTGACCCTGGATTTCCAGAAACATTAAACAGCTTTATCAGGTTTTACATCAGcacatcaatttaaaaaaaactcaatttCCTGCCATTGCCAAACACTTGAAACGAGGCTAGAACCGTTTGTCGTGTCATTCCCACCTGGGCACAGTTGGACTCTGGTAAAGCTTCACAGCGGAGCCTCGTGGGCCAGTACAGGCGCTTCGCCCTGAAGGCAGCTGTGCAGTCAGTCTTGACCCTTTCACAGAGAGCCCGGCAAGGTTTCTTCCGGCTGTCGCTGTCCGAGCCACACTCGGGGACGGCGGTTCGGCACATGAGGGTGGCGATGCCTGGCGAGCAGTTACTCTCACCATCTGCCCGATCTGCTGTAGACTGTAGCCCAGAGCCCCACTGGGATAGGGGGAGGTGGTGTATCCCATACCTTGACAAAAGCTGGCTGTGAAGGGCTTGCAGTTGTCCCTCTTAGCGGTATTGCTGTGTACCCGCTGGGACAGCAGCGAGCCCAGAAGCACCAGAACCAAACTCTTCATGGCTGTGGGTGAGCTCTGACACTACCTGAGCTGTTTACCAAAAGTTTGagatgttggaggaggaggaggcggaggagaaggaggaggagtttaCACAAAAGAAAGCACTGATTTAGGATCAATGGAAAGGTCGCGCATCTACAAGAAGCTGAACAGCAAGCAGGAGCCAAACTGGTCTCAGAGCAGCCGTCGTATTCTGAGAAATCTAAGTTGTTATTATCAAGACATCTGGTTGTTATTAGGCCTGCTTTGTGGGAGCGCGTTACATAAACAGACACTTATGGTGGAAAGTTTCTCCTTGGAAACGGAGTTAAGAAAACCCAAGTGTTGCCTCCAAAACTGAGTCCCTGTCTGCACAAAGTTGAGGCAAAATTGGTTTaatgtttaacttttattcacTCCAACAGTAACAGCAGAGGGGCGAGCAGTTGGAACTGTATATCTGTAGAAGTCAAAGTTCAGTCACCACTCAGCTTTAATATCTCTGCGAAACAGAGGTACTTTTTAGTATTCATAATATTTAAAGTGTGTACAAATCATCAAAAGACATGAAATCACTGTTCAAATTGTTCAGTATTTTAAGATCCCTTTATTATACTGTTTTTAAATTGGTAAAAATTAGGTTAGGAAAATCTAAATGGTAAAAGAAAGTGAGATTAAAAGGTTTGTACATCAAACCTCTTTGAGATATTGGTCATAAATCAACCATCAAATAATATTTctcattttacaaaaaaatgcttttcattatcacacttttatttaaaaggaaaaattctAAAAAACTCATTTTAAAGTGTGTGCCTCAAGTAGTCAATAGCAGTCAATTCAATACCATTAATAGTAACCTTTGtatcatttaacatttaattatttaaaatgagTTCATTTGATCATTAAAAAGGCATCACTTTTATTTCGAGCACCTTCGATTCTGTAGGAGTTGATTATAAATTAAATGACAGTGAAGCAGCTGAGCTTCCAGAGACAATGAGGTCTATTTAATAAATATATGAATGTCAGGCACCAAAGTGCAACAACCCATATAAAATAACACTTGTCCAAAACATTTACTGAAGAaagtccctcctcctcatcgtcacGCTGTGCTcgttactctttttttttttttactctttttcttcttcatgttggTGGCACAGTCCTGCACCAGCTCTGAGTGGGTGGACTCCCTTTCTTTCGTCTCTAACTCACTGGGTTCTTTggaggatttctttttctttgttttcctctcgGGGGCCAGAGGCTTTTCTCCTTCGAACTGCTCTGCATCAGCGTTCTTCTTTTTAcgtttctttgttgtttcaacaCAAGCCTCACCCTCCTCAGCAGAAACACGCATCTTATCTTCACGTTtccgtttcttcttttttgagcTAATATCTGCATCGGTACTTCTAGTCACCTCACTCTTCTCACAGACACCTTTCTCTTTGACCACTTTGCTCATGGAGTCTTCATcggtctcctcctccctgacagCCGACTGAAGATCTGGGGTGGCACAAGAAGGCGAAGGCGACTCTTTCTTCTTGCCATATTTAGCCATAaactctgcctcctgctgctcaagCCTGGCTAATTTGGCACTCATGGTCAATCCATACCGTGCCCCCTTGTGTGCTGTACGTCCTCCACAGGCCGATATTAAATCAGCATCAGAGAGGTTGGTGGTAGTGGACAGATCCAGTTTGtgttcctgctcttcttctgaGCTACTGCTGCCATCTGGAGGAGACTTTGGCTCTGGGTGCTCTTGACCAGACAACAGCGTGGCTGACTTTACAAAACATCCGTAAAGTTTATCTTTTGTAAACGAAGCTTTCAGTGGCTTTTTATTGGAGACCATCCCACCCTCTTCATCGGAGTCCAGATTCTTCTTTAGCTGAACACCGTTCTGATCAGTCTCCACCTGCAGACTGGACGACGCCTTATTGAAGACATGATCCCACCAATGGAAGGTAAACTTGTCCCCTTCGTTGTGACCAACGCCGGCTTTATCGgatttcactttcactttgatCGCTTCAGATATGCCATTCTCAGCTCGTCCCAGTCCTTTTCCATGTTTCCATCCATGACATAGCAGTTGCTTCTCTGCAAACGTCAACCCCCGATTTTTGCCTTCTGCCATCGTTACTTTTAGAGACCTTTAGTTGTAAAATTCCTGATTGGCAAAAACGCAAGTTAAAAAAATGAGTCGCCACTGACCATGTGGCTTTAACAGATGGCTCTCACACCGGAAGAACTTCTTCTTCGTTAACGTTTAATGGTAGTTGGCAAACCGTGTTACTGGAGCATTACCGCCGCCAAATGGACTGGAGTGACGAACTAGCGAAAGGGCTAACAAACAAAATACGAATGAAAACCTTTATGTGTTTTAATCTAAACAAGTCTCCAATAAGACCATAATAACAACCATATTACGCTCCAATGCTAGCAAGAATAACTGAGGCCTCACAATACAGCGTTTCCGCTCTGCTGTGCTTTTGTGACGAGTTAGTGACGTATTTCCGATCCCACTTCCTATAACAACAAAACATTCGAATCTAATTGGGACGCAAAAAAGACAATACATCACAGTAAAAAGGTAATTAAAACGTTGGTCTCAACATCAGTATTACATCGTCTTACGCCGGTCGACGGTATAAGTGCGCTGTTACCCCGAAAACTGTTTGTTAAACGACGTTGATCGCTAGCTTTAGCAGAGCTAGCGATCCGTGCTAACCTTTGGGACGGGTCAAAATACCATCAACAAAGCTGCTCTTGTGACCTacagcaaaaaataaatctgctaGATTACTGGAAATATAGATATAAATAGAACTATAAATCTGTTTGTATTGCTGGAGTTGAGTTGTCAGGTTTGGTGGGCGTTCGGGATTTTGACGTTGTGGTTACTGTTTTTAATAGTTCAGGTAGCGGATGGTGTTGACATCTTTGTCTGTTACCTTAATTTCCGCCAACGACGCTGTTCTTGTAGTTAATGTACTGTAGTTTTGATGTTTGTCTTTGACTGCTAGGTTTACACCTAAGTCAGATATTAAATAAATGCTatgataaataatttaaatacacCGAATGGGTGCGGTcgtcttttcattttattttgccattttcaGGTCTGTCGCCACAGATGAGCCAGGTAGTCCTGTAGAGGGGGAACCACATACCCCGGACACTCAACCAAGAATGGAAAAGATCTGAGAAAAGGTCAAAGCTCCCCCTCTTGTAGGCTCACCAGTTAATGGGAACCATGGACCCCGGGGCACTCGATAGTCCCGTGATCGTGGTCATTAAAGCCCCCAACCAGAACTATGAAGACCAGACCATCAACTGCTTCCTCGACTGGACggtggagaggctgaagaatCACATCTCTATCGTCTACCCGAGCAAGCCGGCAAGTCGTTAAACTCTGGATTATCTCTGTTCTGACTCCTGAAGTTTAAGTTCAGTTTCTTATTTTGTGGGGAATTTTGACATGAACAACCTTGGTGTAATTCTCTCgcatgctgctctgtgctgcagcgGTCCAAAGATCAGCGGCTGGTCTACTCAGGGAGGCTTCTGCAGgaccacctgcagctcagagatgTGCTGAGGAAGGTGAGAAAGTCAAATGATCAATCAGGTTTTGGCCTAATGAATTCACATGTAAGTTCTGATTCCTGACTGAAAAATATCAGTGTAATACCTATGTTTGAATACAGTAAGCATGATGTCATTAAGTTGGtaaacattttattcctgcatagGGACGTAAGTTGTGACAAACTAGGGAAACACTGTCCGCAAAGAACACACTGACATCCATTTCTCATGTGAGGTTATGAGAGAAATGACAAACTATCCCTGGAAACATTAAACATCAGCCGGAATTCCTGTTTATCCtcttaggtgtgtgtgtgttagtgtttTTGGGGGACACAAAAGCTGACTTAACCCGGTTCACCAACAAAGGTCTAGCTCTGTGTCGCTGTTCTGGTGTTTTCCGTGCTAATCCTCTGCTCTGGCGTGTTActgcatctcctcctcatcctcatcttccttctGCAGCAGGATGAGTACCACATGATGCACCTGGTGTGTAAACCTCAAAGCCCCCCAGCCTCACCTTTGCCTGGAAGCTCGTCTACGGCAAACTCTCCTGGAGCCAGTGTGAGTAatcaagcgtgtgtgtgtgtgtgtgtgtgagtatgtttgtgtgtgtgtgtgtgtgtgtgagagagagagagagagatctttGTTGTTTGGGATTACAAAGGCTTGAATGAGTGAAGAGCGTTCATGCTGACTCAGATGTTTAGAGAGGCGCTGCACCCTGATGCCAGTTAATGTACACAGACGCTGTAGTTGAGCTACTGTTGACGTCTGTTATTGTCATTAGAACCATGAACATTTGTTGAAAAGGTCCAATTATGATGCTGAAGGACATCCGGTGCTGAACGGTGAAGGTAAAGTTTGACAAACTTGGACTTTTACTTGAATGTTTTTGGGAACAGACTGAGATGATTGTTTGAACAGGCAGAACAGGGGCAAtgctggtgggggggcaccTCAAACACcccctgttgtttttgtttgagttACCTGCCGACCGTCGCAGATCGTCAGGTTGCTTCTGTAATGACGTCATATCTCCAACCATCAGAGTTCAGACGCTGACGGACCCCACTCACATACCAGTACGCTGAACCAGCCCGGCCagccagcctcctcctcctcctcctcctcctcctcctcctcctctcccgtcACAGAAGGCGAAGACGGACCGAGGTATCGAGGCAACACCCCCCTTTTCAACCCTCAGGCACCCCCTGGAGTCCCCCAGTGGTAATACTGATGTTTTATGAAGCTGCCCATGACGTCACTGCAGCGTTTCTGTGTATTCTCttgtgtgttggggtggtgaGGTTGAGCTCTATGAGTCCCACTGCTGAGTATTTGCTGTTCCGCCGGACACGcatcacaaacaggaagtacttCCTCCCACAGGCCAGGCGGAGCCCAGGTCCCTCTACAAGGCGGCGTCCCGGCCCCCCTGTACGTGCCCCTGCAGATGTTGTGGTGGCAGCAAATGTACGCCCGTCACTATTACATGCAATAGTAAGTTCCAGGAGTCCGTTTCTGGGGTTCTCCCGTCTGCTGATTTTCACATCATCCACTAAAATCCATCATcgtctttcttcttcatcttctctgtCCAGTCAAGCAGCTGTCGCCGCGTCACAGCCTCTCAGCGCCGCCCCTCCCGCCTCCGCCTCCTCGCCCCCCCATCAACCAGACCCTCCCAACGAAGGTGTGCAGCCCAATCCGGACCCTCTGCCACAGAACCAGCCGGCCGACCGCGTCCAGATGAACGCTCAGGGCGGCGCCGCGCTAAACGATGACGAGCTGAACCGCGACTGGCTGGACTGGCTTTATACCGTGTCCCGCGCCGGTGTCCTGCTCAGCATCGTCTACTTCTACTCGTCCTTCAGTCGCTTCGTCATGGTGGTCGGAGCCATGCTGTTGGTTTACCTGTGagtgttgccatagcaacgCCTCTGACAGGCGCCTGCCAGTGTAAGATGGAGACGACGTGTGTGTTCTTCTTGCAGCCACCAGGCCGGTTGGTTTCCCTTCAGAGCGGATCTGCAGAACCTCAGAGGAGAACCAGGCAGAGCTCCACAGGAAGAGGCgggaggacaccaggacatgCATGAAATGGTGCGTGTGGATGTCAGGCGCTGATTCGGCCTTTGTCCAACTTCTGATGAAATTGTAAATTCTCCTTAACTGCCACCATCTCCTCACGCCAGGAACGTCTGATGGACGAAGGcatggaggaagatgaggggggggaggaaggtggagctgaggagcagcccCAGGTAGCTGCTGATGATGCTGCCGTCCCTGAGCTCAGCTTTGTCACCATGGTGTGGTCCTTCATCAGCACCTTCTTCACCTCCCTCATCCCAGAAGGACGCCCCCACCAGGCGAACTAGGCAAGCCGACCCTGCTCCCGGGAATCCCTGCTCCTCCGGCAGTAGCGTCACAAAACAGAAGCGTCACAAATCACCTTAATCTTTACGTGTCAACCCTCCTGTGGTGCGCGCGGACCTGTGTTGGGAACAGATCTGCAGGGGGGTGAACTTAAATATAACGCCACGGTAACGGGTGTCGAGGGAGCTGTCTTCCATGTGATGAGGTCACACCTTTGAGGAAGGAAGAATCTGAGCGGGGAGCGTTTGCAAAGAGAATCACCTGAGTCTGCACCTGAGGAACGTGAGACTTTGCAGCTGGatcatattttttttcccaccttatttacatgtgtaaatatgtggATCTTTAATTTCTTAATAtctgccttctttttttttttaaataaaaaatcttgCTGCTGTGGTTGTCATTGTCTCAGTCGTAATTCTCCGGATGGCCAACAGGTGGCAGCAGTCCCACTTGTTAACGCTGTTGTAGTCTTCTTTGGACAGAGGTGATCAAAGTTTTATATTAGgatggtttttttaattaaacaaattaaagcTGCAGACTAGAAATGTTATATGGTGGAGCATTTAACAACAGGTGTTTGGAATCTCTTATCTCTTCTGGTGCTTTATAGGAGACATTTTTAAAGGTGAGCCAATCCTGATAAATTCATGGTGAAGATGCCAGTCGGGCCTGAGTCCTGAGTTTGCATTGAAAATGTTCATGTCTTTGTTAAAAGCGACCCTAAATGCGTTAATATCCTCCGGGCTCCCATCTCCTGACATGCATGAATGATGTTAGCATCACTGCATTCAACCATTTTAACGATGCTACCATTCAATTTGACCCAAGTCCGCATTTAATTTTCTCCACTGGCATCTCCATGCTAACATTATCAGTCCGGTATCGTGATTCCTGCCCTGCTATTTTGATTCCCATTAACGTCTCCATGCCCGCGCTATCTGGGATGTTTCCTTGACCTCAGCTGACCTTGAGCAGAATTAAGTAATGAAGCAGTAACGCGAGCGCCCTTgagttttaaacaaagtttgagATGTTGGATGTGAAACGGGCAGGCTGGGGCCACCCTGACACGATCCTCACCGATAGAGAGGTTAGCGGCTCAGACAGCGATGCACTTCAGAGTCCTCCAAAAACCCCTAATCGAATGACCATGGATTTTTGTGTAGTTGGTTGTAGGAGGCACAATTAATTATGCATGACAGCGGCTTGACGGCCATTTGATTTCGTTACGCTTGCCCCCTCTGAGCCACTGATCCAATCAGGTTAGGATccggcccccctcccctccttagCCGAGGTTAGACTCCCTTATCGGGGGAAGAGATTTCTCTAAGAGGGTGTTTGGGGTCTTGTAGGACATTTCATCATCATAATAAGTCCTTGTTATGCAGTCGGCTCTCTCTCGGCTCTGCTGCCATCAGGCCTCGTTGATGTTGGGGAGCAGCACTTGGGCTGGACACATGCCACCCAAATGGGCCCAGTTTATTAGGTAAACGGAGGAAAGATGGGGGCTGAGCGATGGAGTCTGTGACACCTGTTAGGACGAGACACCGACGCTCCAAGCCCAAGTGGTGTTTCTGTATTCGTGGCGCAAACGTGGAACAAATTTGTTAGCTAGGCTAACAATTTGCTCTACATTATTCcttaattgttattttatttcctgAGGTGGTTCCTAAAGTTAATTTCTACTGTATTTATGCTGAGCTCAGATCTCCATTTGTGGTGTTTCCACAGCAGCTAGCAGGTTTTAATGGCGTTAAACATTGTGGCGACCCACACGTTAGCATGTTTGTAACTGGGCTGCTGCTTTACTGAGCAACCATTTTTATGCCAGGCTGGGACAGATGTTGTGT
The DNA window shown above is from Takifugu flavidus isolate HTHZ2018 chromosome 10, ASM371156v2, whole genome shotgun sequence and carries:
- the gpatch4 gene encoding G patch domain-containing protein 4, producing the protein MAEGKNRGLTFAEKQLLCHGWKHGKGLGRAENGISEAIKVKVKSDKAGVGHNEGDKFTFHWWDHVFNKASSSLQVETDQNGVQLKKNLDSDEEGGMVSNKKPLKASFTKDKLYGCFVKSATLLSGQEHPEPKSPPDGSSSSEEEQEHKLDLSTTTNLSDADLISACGGRTAHKGARYGLTMSAKLARLEQQEAEFMAKYGKKKESPSPSCATPDLQSAVREEETDEDSMSKVVKEKGVCEKSEVTRSTDADISSKKKKRKREDKMRVSAEEGEACVETTKKRKKKNADAEQFEGEKPLAPERKTKKKKSSKEPKILKLSGD
- the LOC130533092 gene encoding uncharacterized protein LOC130533092; amino-acid sequence: MCRTAVPECGSDSDSRKKPCRALCERVKTDCTAAFRAKRLYWPTRLRCEALPESNCAQGHEVPVTPEPVVLCQAITIPFCKDLPYTHTILPNILGHKNQDDASLEVHTFAPLIHAGCSPDMKPFLCSVYTPECVLGKPRPPCRTLCERARSGCEPLLKQFGFQWPQGLRCEAFTTESCDYWKNAATPATCQPITLSLCNDLPYTETILPNILGHRTQEEAGLQMHQFVPLIKVDCSAHLRTFLCSAYTPKCVSGKPKPPCRLLCEQVRSSCEPLMKRFGFQWPDSLRCEAFSTETCKDYGVGLSGQICEPITVPLCQGLPYNQTITPNLLGHTSQREAMMKMSFFNGIVQTVCSEDIRLFLCMVYVPRCVEGGIQRPCRALCEGAKQGCEGLMANFGVSWPDELHCDAFPEDTCATEDSKPEMLNAEGLLARLNAGGYSVRGKSLSLKTGRLLLTLMDADKSGDLDLMEVFKLEHFVSVVRREYVESYQSRTPPSVTQTQLKKAISSREFDLDDETFRALWNEFQTGDGIGYDEYMAVLAKLQVLKARFQAHLQNLPCDCQVATFSFKQFMKSAIF
- the herpud2 gene encoding homocysteine-responsive endoplasmic reticulum-resident ubiquitin-like domain member 2 protein isoform X3: MGTMDPGALDSPVIVVIKAPNQNYEDQTINCFLDWTVERLKNHISIVYPSKPRSKDQRLVYSGRLLQDHLQLRDVLRKQDEYHMMHLVCKPQSPPASPLPGSSSTANSPGASSSDADGPHSHTSTLNQPGQPASSSSSSSSSSSSPVTEGEDGPRPGGAQVPLQGGVPAPLYVPLQMLWWQQMYARHYYMQYQAAVAASQPLSAAPPASASSPPHQPDPPNEGVQPNPDPLPQNQPADRVQMNAQGGAALNDDELNRDWLDWLYTVSRAGVLLSIVYFYSSFSRFVMVVGAMLLVYLHQAGWFPFRADLQNLRGEPGRAPQEEAGGHQDMHEMERLMDEGMEEDEGGEEGGAEEQPQVAADDAAVPELSFVTMVWSFISTFFTSLIPEGRPHQAN
- the herpud2 gene encoding homocysteine-responsive endoplasmic reticulum-resident ubiquitin-like domain member 2 protein isoform X2, whose translation is MGTMDPGALDSPVIVVIKAPNQNYEDQTINCFLDWTVERLKNHISIVYPSKPRSKDQRLVYSGRLLQDHLQLRDVLRKDEYHMMHLVCKPQSPPASPLPGSSSTANSPGASSSDADGPHSHTSTLNQPGQPASSSSSSSSSSSSPVTEGEDGPRYRGNTPLFNPQAPPGVPQWPGGAQVPLQGGVPAPLYVPLQMLWWQQMYARHYYMQYQAAVAASQPLSAAPPASASSPPHQPDPPNEGVQPNPDPLPQNQPADRVQMNAQGGAALNDDELNRDWLDWLYTVSRAGVLLSIVYFYSSFSRFVMVVGAMLLVYLHQAGWFPFRADLQNLRGEPGRAPQEEAGGHQDMHEMERLMDEGMEEDEGGEEGGAEEQPQVAADDAAVPELSFVTMVWSFISTFFTSLIPEGRPHQAN
- the herpud2 gene encoding homocysteine-responsive endoplasmic reticulum-resident ubiquitin-like domain member 2 protein isoform X1, which translates into the protein MGTMDPGALDSPVIVVIKAPNQNYEDQTINCFLDWTVERLKNHISIVYPSKPRSKDQRLVYSGRLLQDHLQLRDVLRKQDEYHMMHLVCKPQSPPASPLPGSSSTANSPGASSSDADGPHSHTSTLNQPGQPASSSSSSSSSSSSPVTEGEDGPRYRGNTPLFNPQAPPGVPQWPGGAQVPLQGGVPAPLYVPLQMLWWQQMYARHYYMQYQAAVAASQPLSAAPPASASSPPHQPDPPNEGVQPNPDPLPQNQPADRVQMNAQGGAALNDDELNRDWLDWLYTVSRAGVLLSIVYFYSSFSRFVMVVGAMLLVYLHQAGWFPFRADLQNLRGEPGRAPQEEAGGHQDMHEMERLMDEGMEEDEGGEEGGAEEQPQVAADDAAVPELSFVTMVWSFISTFFTSLIPEGRPHQAN